The uncultured Methanolobus sp. sequence ACATATTTACAATTTATTGCAATAGTTAGTCGTATTTAGCAACTAAATCAGGCTAAAAATTGTAAATCCCACACAATATATATTTTTAGCATATAATAATATAAAAAGAATTCTGTAATATTCATGCACTTACGCCATGTTCACGACCACTACAGGGGCAAGGGTTTAATATCACAAAAAAGTTCAATTTAACTGACAATGTGGAACTGTTTATGCGGCAATTCCTCCCTATATACAGAAAAGATTGGAACGACTCTTTTTGTTTTACTATTAATTAAAAACAAAAAGGGGACCTCTGCAAGCTCCCTGTATGATTAGATGTCCTGATTATTGCATTGACTCTGCCATTTTTATCAATTCATCTCTGTCGCCTGGATACATTGAGATTACTATTCTGGCACCGTTCACTTCCATATCTAGCATACTGTCATGATAGATATATGCAGTCAACTCTCCTTTTTTTCCGTTAATCTCAATTCTTTCAGTTTCTTCATCCGATGCAATTGTGGGTACCCTGACGATATTCTTATTTTCATTGAACTCTTCAGAGAGATAAATGGCGGACTCTCCACTTTTTGAATATGTAATTAAGACAAAAGTACCGTCTTCACCGGCCGCCTTGTAAGCTTCATTATCAACAAGCACTTTTGATAACTCATATTCCTCCGGTAGGTAGGAAGGTGTAAGTATCTCGAAATTTGATATTCTGCTGGCTTCTTCCAGTGTAAGATATTGTGGGTCTGAATACCATTTTGATATTACCACTTCTATACCTTCAGGAACCTCAAACTCTTCATCTGCAATTCCTGTATTGACTTTGAAATCGTGATATTCTATCACTCCCCTGAATCCGTATTTCTTGTTGTCGGTAGCTTCCAGTTTAAGCGGCATCCATGTCTCATTATCTATCCAGACTTTTAGTTCAGGAGCCAGGTAATACCAGTCACTGCTTTTGTCTTCACTTATCTTAGAAAGGAGCACATATGACTTGCGACCTTCATAGTCCTCAACTTTCACAAAACTTACATCTGCTTCATTCAGGTAATATTCAATTATACCTGAATAGTCAATCTGGTCATCTTCTCCGGGCATTCCAGGTCCGTCGTATATCTGGTATACGTCGTCTTCAGGATCATATCTCCAGCTTTGTCCACTGTTATTAACTATTATTGTTCCGGCTTCTTCCTGGGGAAGTATCATGGTCTTTTTAGATTTATCCGGGTTTTTTTGCAGTATCTCGTACATCATGACCTGTGTATCACTTCCATCGGTGACCTCAATCCGGACAGTGGCAGAATAATCGTCCAGAGCATCCTGTTTTTCCTGCATTTCTTCTGTGATTTTTTCAACTGTTATATCATCTTCAGTACAACCGGATAACAGAACAGCTCCCAGTAATATTAATGCAATCAATAATTTTAGCTTCATTCTACCTACTTCCTCATTTCAGTTCACAGACTCTGCAATTCTCACCAGTTCATTCTTTTCAAGGTTATGGGATGAAACCGAGATTCTAATACCATCAGCATCCCAGGAGACCTTCCTTGTCTCATTGTGGAGTATCCGTAGTTCACCTTCATGATCACCGATTGTCAGTTTTTCAACTTTGACATCATCATCTGATGCCGGGGCTTCAAAAGTGAATTCCTTTGTCCCGGAGAAGTCCTCCTCTACAAAAAAAGCACCATTTACGCTTGTATAGGTCAATTGGGAATAACCACTAAAATCCGGGCCTGACGATGTGCCATTAACCAAACACATGCTCTGCATCTCATATCCTTCAGGCAGGTAGGACGGTATCATGATACTGTTATTGGAAATCTGTTGTGCCTGTTCAAATGTAATATTACAGTTCTCCTGAGGGGGAAATATGCCTCCCTCGTATCTGTTTACGCTATACGACATCCCTATCAAAAAAACTCCGATTAGCAACATTGTTACTAGCAATTTTACTGCCATTTGATTCCCTTTTCCATAATGCCTGGTGGTGATTATCCATTGCTGAATATTAGTTTTAATGGGCAAACGGTCTCTATAACCATTTATAAAAATAATACTTATTAATATATTTAGGTTATGGTCTAATATATTTGCAGCATTAGCTTTTAAAAATTAATATCCGGGGTAAATCCCAAAATAAAGCTTACAGCTAAAATTAGCTACCAGCGGATCCCAATTAGCATAAAGGAAAAAAGTAAGTTTCAAAAACTGAAAGCTCTTCAGAGCTTTTTCATTTTGCTGTATTCCATAACTGCAGATACAGGATGAGTGTCTACCTGCATGCCCGCTTCCTCAACGGCAGCAACCGAATTAATTCCTACCATTACGGGAATTCCTATTTTTCCTCTTTCAATCGGTGCGTAGAGTACATCTTCCCCGGGATCGCCTATGCTCAAATGGCCGGAAATGTCATGTTCATTTGCAACCTTTAGTATTTCTTCCGCTCTTGTGGCAGCTGATGCAGGAATCTGTCGGACATTTGCCAGCATCTTTCCGTTTCCTGTGTCTATGGCTTCAAGAATGGATGTTGCTTTTCGCCTCAGGAAGATCTTGATAGGATCAATAGATGTTCCATTGTATGATATAAGGTCCAGGAATCCTGCAGGTGAATAATCCTCCATCTGCATGAGCCCCCCGAAAACCGGTACAACAGGAATCCCATTGTTCAGGAGCAATCCATCAAAGGTTATACTACATACAGTTGCGATTGCAACTTTACCATCCGGGACATAAATATCAAGGTCAGTGTCTTCCTCAAGGATTCCAACTCTCGGGCTGATAGTAGCACCATGGTCCATGGCATATTTTATAATATCAGTAGCGTTGTCATAGTCGTTCTTATCGATGTTGGTAATATTGACTATCACATTTCCTTTGCCGGTTTCAAGATCATAGTTTGCCTTGTAGATCAGTTCCTCTATTTTGGTGATAACAAAACCGAACCTGTCACTGATAAGCGCATCATTCAGTTCCTTTTTCCCACGTTCAGTTATAGTGCGCCCGATGTAACCATGCTTCTTGGTAAAGCCTCGTTCATCCAGTATCCGCAAATGATACCTGACGGCCCTTTCTCCTATTGCATAACCACGGTTATGGAGCTCATCAGCGATAAGGCGTGCACCTAAAGGCTTGTCGTTTTCATTAATGATACGCATGATCTCAACAAGCTTTCTTTCAACGTTTGGATCTGTCATTTTTTCACCCGAAGATGTTTGTGGAAGGAACCTTCAACGGCGTATAGTTATATTTTTGTCTATTTAAGATGTGCGATAAATATCTCTTCTTATTTCTTATATCCTTCCGGTCCTCAGAATATAGATAACAAGCCACATTCCAAGGAATCCTGCCATGAGAAAACCGATAACCCCTAGCAGGGGGACTCCCCATATGTGCGGTTCCATGCCGGTTTGTATGATAAACGATGAACCGACTATTATGGCTGAGATAATAAGGCTGAATGAAAGACGGTTACTTGCAGCATCAATTTCTGATACGACCCTGTTAAATCCGTGGGGATCAAAACGCAGTTTGAGGTATCCCCTTTCTGCAATGTCAAGTATATGTCCTATCTTTATCGGTGCTTTATGGAGGACCCGTGCCCAGTTACTGGCATCCCTATATGTGCTTCCTGCAATATTGGTAAGCCTTAGTCTGTCTTTTATTGCTTTCTTTGCAAAAGGTTCTGCTATTACTGCAAGATTAATGTCCGGGTCCATAAGGCTTCCAAAGCTCTCTGCAGTCATTGCTCCCTTGGAAAGCAGTGCGATATTAGATGGTACTCTTACCTGATACTTCCTCAGGAGGTTGATCATTTCTTCAAGTATCAGTGCAGTGTTCAGCTGCCGCAGAGGTCTGCCATAATATTTGTAGATCAACTGATCGATATCCATTTTAAGTGCCGAAAGGTCCGTGTTCTCATCAATAGAACCCAGTTCTCTGAGAAGCTCAATGTAAAGGACTGTATCTCCTCTTGTAATGGCTATCAGGTCATCGATTAGCAGGTTGCGCATATCCTGGGACAAAAATCCTGCCATGCCAAAGTCGAGAAGCGCGATCCTGCCATCTTTCATGATGAATACGTTTCCAGGATGAAGGTCAGCATGGAAAAAACCATCATCATATATCTGTTTCATGAACGCTTTCAGGACATCAATGGCTACTCCCTGCCTGTCAGCTCCCATGCTGTTGAGTTCTTCAAAAGAACTGCTTTTGACCCCATCTATAAATTCAAGTGTGAGCACTTTTGTACTGGTACAGTCCCAGTAGACTTTAGGAATATATATCCGTGGGTTATCCCTGAAGTTGCGTGCAAAATGATCGGCATTCCTGCCTTCCTGGGTGTAGTCCATTTCAGCTTTTATGGAGCGTTCAAACTCTTCTACAATTCCAACAGGCTTGTACAGTCTTGCTTCCGGAAGATGTTCTTCTGCAAAAGATGCAATACTGTACATGATATCCAGGTCGGAATTTATTATCTTCCTTATGCCTGGTCTCTGAACCTTCACAACAACATCTTCGCCACTTTTTAATTTTGCACGGTGAACCTGCCCGATGGATGCTGCTGCAATGGGTACCGGTTCAAAATACCCAAAAAGATCTTTCGTTTCAGAACCAAGTTCTTCCCTGATGAGCTTTTCCACTTCACCCATTCCAAATGGCTGGACATCGTCCTGGAGCTTTGAGAACTCATTTGCATATTCAGGAGGTATAAGGTCCTGACGCATGCTGAGAATTTGTCCAAGTTTTATATAGGCAGGGCCAAGCTCTTCCAGCATCATCCTGGCTTTCGTCGGGACGGTATCAGTTTCCTTGAGGACTTTTTCCCTTCTCCTGATACGCGACCTTAGTGGCCTGAGATTGCGAAGGCCCATTCGGTCTACAATATAGCCGAATTCATATTTTATGAGCGCATCAATGATCTTTCCATATCTCCTGATCATTGAATACCTGTGGATCTTTCTCTGTTTCATAAGGCTCTGGACTTTGATTCTTTTGTTTGGATGTATTATTCATTTGTACTGGCTTTATTATTAAATTATCGCATAAAATAATATATTACAAGTTTCTTCCTGTTCATGACCGCTATAATTCAACTTTTAAATTAAAGGGACAATTATATAATTCCGGAAGTCTGATTATGTTTGCCAGCAATAAACTGGTTTGTTAGCCAGAATAAAAAGGAGTGAGAAAATATGTTATTTTTCGATATGAGTACGTGGGACCCGCAGGATAATGATAAGGTTATTGAACATTTTAAGAATCTAAGACCACCTGCAGGAATAAA is a genomic window containing:
- a CDS encoding DUF4367 domain-containing protein; translation: MKLKLLIALILLGAVLLSGCTEDDITVEKITEEMQEKQDALDDYSATVRIEVTDGSDTQVMMYEILQKNPDKSKKTMILPQEEAGTIIVNNSGQSWRYDPEDDVYQIYDGPGMPGEDDQIDYSGIIEYYLNEADVSFVKVEDYEGRKSYVLLSKISEDKSSDWYYLAPELKVWIDNETWMPLKLEATDNKKYGFRGVIEYHDFKVNTGIADEEFEVPEGIEVVISKWYSDPQYLTLEEASRISNFEILTPSYLPEEYELSKVLVDNEAYKAAGEDGTFVLITYSKSGESAIYLSEEFNENKNIVRVPTIASDEETERIEINGKKGELTAYIYHDSMLDMEVNGARIVISMYPGDRDELIKMAESMQ
- a CDS encoding DUF128 domain-containing protein, producing MTDPNVERKLVEIMRIINENDKPLGARLIADELHNRGYAIGERAVRYHLRILDERGFTKKHGYIGRTITERGKKELNDALISDRFGFVITKIEELIYKANYDLETGKGNVIVNITNIDKNDYDNATDIIKYAMDHGATISPRVGILEEDTDLDIYVPDGKVAIATVCSITFDGLLLNNGIPVVPVFGGLMQMEDYSPAGFLDLISYNGTSIDPIKIFLRRKATSILEAIDTGNGKMLANVRQIPASAATRAEEILKVANEHDISGHLSIGDPGEDVLYAPIERGKIGIPVMVGINSVAAVEEAGMQVDTHPVSAVMEYSKMKKL
- a CDS encoding AarF/ABC1/UbiB kinase family protein; the protein is MKQRKIHRYSMIRRYGKIIDALIKYEFGYIVDRMGLRNLRPLRSRIRRREKVLKETDTVPTKARMMLEELGPAYIKLGQILSMRQDLIPPEYANEFSKLQDDVQPFGMGEVEKLIREELGSETKDLFGYFEPVPIAAASIGQVHRAKLKSGEDVVVKVQRPGIRKIINSDLDIMYSIASFAEEHLPEARLYKPVGIVEEFERSIKAEMDYTQEGRNADHFARNFRDNPRIYIPKVYWDCTSTKVLTLEFIDGVKSSSFEELNSMGADRQGVAIDVLKAFMKQIYDDGFFHADLHPGNVFIMKDGRIALLDFGMAGFLSQDMRNLLIDDLIAITRGDTVLYIELLRELGSIDENTDLSALKMDIDQLIYKYYGRPLRQLNTALILEEMINLLRKYQVRVPSNIALLSKGAMTAESFGSLMDPDINLAVIAEPFAKKAIKDRLRLTNIAGSTYRDASNWARVLHKAPIKIGHILDIAERGYLKLRFDPHGFNRVVSEIDAASNRLSFSLIISAIIVGSSFIIQTGMEPHIWGVPLLGVIGFLMAGFLGMWLVIYILRTGRI
- a CDS encoding DUF4367 domain-containing protein gives rise to the protein MAVKLLVTMLLIGVFLIGMSYSVNRYEGGIFPPQENCNITFEQAQQISNNSIMIPSYLPEGYEMQSMCLVNGTSSGPDFSGYSQLTYTSVNGAFFVEEDFSGTKEFTFEAPASDDDVKVEKLTIGDHEGELRILHNETRKVSWDADGIRISVSSHNLEKNELVRIAESVN